In Caldisphaera lagunensis DSM 15908, a single genomic region encodes these proteins:
- the guaA gene encoding glutamine-hydrolyzing GMP synthase has translation MDYIAIVDLGSQYTHLIQKRLTYINVNSILTSEFNQDVYNAKAVIVSGSPMSALRDDIKEIQENIGNLINMGKPILGICFGHQLLSLMFGGKIIDNPEYGRTRIFINKRNELLYNIDSPAEVWMSHGDCVVEAGDAEINAISEKGCISAIKVPNMNVYGVQFHPEVTHTRNGELIFKNFAQSIGFDIKEISANERVSNYYAYELNNIKSLYKGGRVVSAVSGGIDSTVATYIVMKAIGSNNVIPVLIDHGLFRINEVEESKINLEKAGINPIYIDASEEFLNKLEGITSCEERRKIIGELFAKKLNEVITKENASYLIQGTIYPDVIESGKTKYSQKIKSHHNVGGIPKWFNIDIIEPLRGLYKDEIRELAKIIGIPKEILNRHPFPGPGLAVRIIGKFTNEKLNLLKKADKIVNDVLKAKGIYNNLWQSVVTISESWVGVKGDEREEGYIINVRLVNSDDGMTADYYLPPNNVIDEISNRITNEVKKITAVSFITSTKPPTTIEPC, from the coding sequence ATGGATTATATTGCTATCGTTGATTTAGGTTCGCAATATACTCACTTGATTCAGAAGAGATTAACTTATATTAATGTAAATTCCATTTTAACTTCAGAATTTAATCAAGATGTTTACAATGCAAAAGCTGTTATAGTATCTGGAAGTCCAATGAGTGCTTTAAGGGATGATATAAAGGAAATACAAGAAAATATTGGAAATCTAATAAATATGGGTAAACCTATATTGGGTATTTGCTTTGGCCATCAGTTACTTTCATTGATGTTTGGCGGCAAAATCATTGATAATCCAGAGTATGGAAGAACAAGGATTTTTATAAATAAAAGAAATGAACTACTATATAATATTGATAGTCCAGCAGAAGTCTGGATGAGCCATGGAGATTGTGTAGTTGAAGCAGGAGATGCAGAAATTAATGCTATATCTGAGAAGGGTTGTATTTCAGCAATTAAAGTACCTAATATGAATGTTTATGGAGTCCAATTCCATCCAGAGGTAACCCATACTAGAAATGGAGAATTAATTTTCAAAAATTTTGCTCAATCCATTGGTTTTGATATTAAGGAAATTTCAGCAAACGAAAGGGTATCAAATTATTATGCCTATGAATTAAATAATATAAAATCACTTTATAAAGGTGGTAGGGTTGTTTCTGCAGTTAGCGGTGGTATAGATTCAACAGTAGCAACATACATTGTTATGAAAGCTATAGGATCAAATAATGTTATCCCTGTTTTAATTGATCATGGATTATTTAGAATAAATGAAGTCGAAGAATCAAAAATAAATTTAGAAAAAGCTGGAATAAATCCTATATATATTGATGCATCAGAAGAATTCCTCAATAAACTTGAGGGGATAACTAGTTGCGAAGAAAGGAGAAAGATAATTGGTGAATTATTTGCCAAAAAACTTAATGAAGTGATAACAAAAGAAAATGCCTCTTATTTAATTCAAGGTACAATATATCCTGATGTTATAGAAAGTGGGAAAACAAAGTATTCTCAAAAAATAAAATCACACCATAACGTTGGAGGAATTCCCAAATGGTTCAATATCGATATAATAGAGCCACTAAGAGGATTATATAAAGATGAAATTAGAGAATTAGCAAAGATCATTGGAATACCTAAAGAAATATTAAATAGACATCCATTTCCAGGACCTGGATTAGCTGTAAGAATTATTGGAAAATTTACCAATGAAAAATTAAATTTATTAAAAAAGGCAGATAAAATAGTAAATGATGTTCTAAAGGCTAAAGGTATATATAATAACCTATGGCAATCTGTTGTAACAATATCAGAATCGTGGGTAGGAGTTAAGGGAGATGAAAGAGAAGAGGGATATATAATTAATGTGAGACTAGTTAATAGCGATGATGGAATGACAGCGGATTACTATTTACCTCCTAATAATGTTATCGATGAAATATCAAATAGAATTACAAATGAAGTTAAAAAAATAACAGCAGTTTCATTTATAACATCTACAAAACCTCCTACTACCATAGAACCATGTTAA
- a CDS encoding D-aminoacyl-tRNA deacylase, which produces MVKYAISYSINDMVGKNVINNLLEKLGKININYCEKAVSCYDVNKAKIAGFNEETINFDFLDNVFHEEDFIIVVSKHQSTSNNKTLSIHHTGNPSNEANFGGKPRELSYVNPIITKFIFKNYYKNSRKLSDYSFTFEATHHGPTSLRKPLLFIEIGSTEKEWNDINAVDALSQTLVDVLESDPKENCIPAIGIGSTHYPKKFTDLELNNDYCFGHIFSKYYVDYLDKDLLEQSIKKSIPIARVAIIEKKGIKSETRKKIENILESLNVEVIYV; this is translated from the coding sequence TTGGTCAAATATGCTATATCATATTCAATAAATGATATGGTTGGAAAGAATGTTATAAATAATTTATTAGAAAAACTTGGAAAAATAAATATAAATTATTGTGAAAAAGCTGTTTCATGTTATGATGTAAATAAAGCCAAAATAGCAGGTTTCAACGAAGAAACAATAAATTTTGACTTTTTAGATAATGTTTTTCATGAAGAAGATTTTATTATTGTTGTTTCAAAACATCAATCAACAAGTAATAATAAAACTCTTAGCATTCATCATACAGGAAATCCGAGTAATGAAGCAAACTTTGGAGGTAAGCCGAGAGAATTATCTTATGTAAACCCTATAATAACAAAATTCATTTTTAAAAATTATTATAAAAATTCTAGAAAATTAAGCGATTATTCATTTACATTTGAGGCAACACATCATGGGCCTACTTCTTTAAGAAAACCCCTTTTATTTATTGAAATTGGAAGCACAGAAAAAGAGTGGAATGATATTAATGCGGTAGATGCATTATCTCAAACTTTAGTTGATGTTTTGGAAAGTGATCCAAAAGAAAATTGCATACCTGCTATAGGAATTGGATCTACTCATTATCCTAAGAAATTTACAGACCTTGAATTAAACAATGACTATTGTTTTGGTCATATATTTTCAAAGTATTATGTGGATTATCTTGATAAAGATTTGCTGGAACAGAGCATTAAAAAGAGTATTCCTATAGCAAGGGTTGCTATTATTGAAAAGAAGGGAATAAAATCTGAAACAAGGAAAAAGATAGAAAATATCTTGGAAAGCTTGAATGTAGAAGTAATTTATGTATAG
- the guaB gene encoding IMP dehydrogenase: protein MSIEEFITFNDVVIVPGRSPIEPSKVNISGKITKNITLTIPVVSSPMDTVTDWKMATTLARLGAIGIIHRNMSKEEQALQVSKVKDQKPYLWEEVQKVDPDSKIEDVLSKEQDNFAVVINKEIKAIILKIGADYSLHSKKIDYLSKLLSMINLTPTLDENNKLRVGAGISPFDLERAKILDKAGADVLVVDVAHLHNDNALSSLAKIAKNVSAEIVAGNLGTIDGVKDTISKVENVSGLRMGISSGSICLTGEVAGASVPTLTATINARKALEELGLFGKIPIIADGGIKNAGDAAKAIIAGANSIMVGRYLACTEESPGIKIRIGDKVYKQYRGMASRGAMEKRYAEDRYSKPSKAIEEGVEGLVEYCGSAINAISEMALGLQASLGYAGARNIEEAWNGRLAKITSMGAKEVGIHDIEV from the coding sequence ATGAGTATAGAGGAATTCATAACGTTTAATGATGTAGTAATAGTACCAGGCAGATCACCTATTGAACCTTCAAAAGTAAATATTTCTGGAAAAATTACAAAAAATATTACCTTAACTATACCAGTAGTCTCAAGCCCTATGGATACTGTAACTGATTGGAAGATGGCAACAACTCTAGCAAGGCTTGGTGCAATTGGAATAATACATAGAAATATGTCAAAGGAAGAACAGGCATTACAGGTATCAAAAGTGAAAGATCAAAAACCTTATTTATGGGAAGAAGTGCAAAAGGTAGATCCAGATTCAAAGATAGAAGATGTTTTATCAAAAGAACAAGATAATTTTGCAGTTGTAATAAATAAAGAGATAAAAGCAATAATATTAAAGATAGGGGCAGATTATTCACTTCATTCAAAGAAAATAGATTACCTATCAAAATTATTATCCATGATAAATTTAACCCCAACCCTTGATGAAAATAATAAACTAAGAGTAGGGGCTGGCATATCACCATTTGACTTAGAAAGAGCAAAAATTTTAGATAAGGCAGGGGCAGATGTTTTAGTCGTTGATGTAGCACATTTACATAATGATAATGCATTAAGCAGTCTTGCAAAAATAGCAAAAAATGTTAGTGCTGAGATTGTTGCAGGAAATTTAGGAACAATTGATGGAGTCAAAGATACCATATCAAAGGTTGAAAATGTTTCAGGGCTTAGAATGGGTATATCAAGTGGTAGTATTTGCTTAACAGGAGAAGTTGCAGGAGCTTCAGTACCAACTTTAACTGCAACAATAAACGCAAGGAAAGCTCTAGAAGAATTGGGCCTTTTTGGCAAAATCCCAATTATAGCAGATGGAGGAATAAAAAATGCTGGAGACGCAGCAAAAGCCATTATAGCAGGAGCAAATAGTATAATGGTAGGAAGATATTTAGCCTGTACTGAAGAATCGCCAGGAATTAAAATAAGAATTGGAGATAAAGTATATAAACAATATCGTGGTATGGCAAGCAGAGGCGCTATGGAAAAAAGATATGCAGAGGATAGATATTCTAAGCCAAGTAAGGCAATTGAAGAGGGTGTTGAAGGATTAGTAGAATATTGTGGTAGTGCAATCAATGCAATAAGTGAAATGGCCTTAGGCCTTCAAGCATCTCTAGGCTATGCCGGAGCAAGAAACATAGAGGAGGCTTGGAATGGAAGACTAGCCAAAATAACCAGCATGGGAGCTAAAGAAGTTGGAATACATGATATAGAAGTTTAA
- a CDS encoding endonuclease V yields MIKDDNNCVGIRENFNVSIAINDQILFSKKINLNDFINIRDIENKVIAAVDASYTKNDLGIGVAIAFEYPSYNIIDCELIARKVCIPYIPGLLAFREMYLISTPLLKLLKKVKPQVLFVDGHGYAHPRFAGIATHIGIVFDIPTIGIAKKKLVGEEVVENNELYLRFKDRLVSKILLINNKKIYVSPGNKISLENSFNITKLMIGKFNLPIPIYLADKLSKIAKRNLEVSYLDSSNIFSINNNLSNLCKKLINKIK; encoded by the coding sequence ATGATTAAAGATGATAATAATTGTGTTGGAATTAGGGAAAATTTTAATGTTTCCATTGCTATAAATGATCAAATTTTGTTTAGTAAAAAAATTAATTTAAATGATTTTATAAATATAAGAGATATAGAAAATAAGGTTATTGCAGCAGTAGATGCATCTTATACGAAAAATGATTTAGGTATTGGAGTTGCCATAGCTTTTGAATATCCTAGTTATAATATAATCGATTGCGAATTAATAGCAAGGAAAGTGTGCATACCATACATACCTGGGCTCTTGGCATTTAGGGAAATGTATTTAATTTCTACTCCTTTATTAAAGTTATTAAAAAAAGTAAAACCCCAAGTTTTGTTTGTAGATGGCCATGGATATGCACATCCCAGATTTGCAGGGATAGCAACTCATATAGGAATAGTATTTGATATACCAACAATTGGGATAGCCAAAAAGAAACTTGTTGGAGAAGAAGTAGTTGAAAACAATGAATTATATTTAAGGTTTAAAGATCGTTTAGTTTCAAAAATATTGTTGATAAATAATAAAAAAATTTATGTAAGTCCAGGAAATAAGATATCCTTAGAAAATAGCTTTAATATAACTAAATTGATGATAGGTAAATTCAATTTGCCAATACCTATATATTTGGCAGACAAATTATCAAAGATAGCAAAAAGGAACCTTGAGGTATCTTATTTGGATAGTTCTAACATATTTTCTATAAATAACAATTTAAGCAATCTATGTAAAAAATTGATAAATAAAATAAAATAA
- the ade gene encoding adenine deaminase, with protein MPTLKELIMASQGNIKADTIINNANLVSVTTGEIIEGASIGIYKGIIIRVMDKNEDISQYIGNKTNIIDAKNNYVMPGFIESHIHIESSLLNVREFGKLVIKHGVTTIIADPHEIGNVLGYEGVKLFIEESHHALPRIYFEAPSCVPAIDINKGLDSGGKIIDSNDIGKLIKMDKIIGLGEVMDFQSVLEANNNIIEKLEITKSANKVIEGHAPLLNKEKLDGYLITGINSDHESSLLEEALEKVRKGMYIFVREGSAWKNLNELSKLITKHKIDNRRLILVGDDINVVDLVEQGHLDYLINKSIELGIDPIKAIQMVTINSAEHLRMDDKIGIIAPGRFADIVFSDRLDKINVKMTMINGEVIYKDGYIIKDIDSYYSYPEYAKNTINIKPFNEEDLLIKVNDNVKEVKVNIIKAISGSALTERIVEYLPVKKGFVDSDMERNIMHIAVIDRHHATGNIGKGFVKNLEIEKGAIAQTIAHDTHNLIVAGYDVKDMITALKYVMESNGGIAYVDKGKLVSLVKLPIAGLISDSNYESVYKEVKQLEESLKASGASLNSVFMTLGLISLPVIPELRITDKGLVDVMRYEIINVLA; from the coding sequence TTGCCAACATTAAAGGAATTAATAATGGCTTCGCAAGGAAATATAAAAGCAGATACAATTATAAATAATGCAAATTTAGTTAGCGTTACAACAGGAGAAATTATAGAGGGCGCATCGATAGGTATTTATAAAGGTATAATAATCAGGGTAATGGATAAAAATGAAGATATAAGCCAATATATTGGAAACAAAACTAACATAATTGATGCAAAAAATAATTATGTTATGCCTGGATTTATTGAAAGCCATATACATATAGAGTCAAGCCTTTTAAATGTTAGGGAGTTTGGAAAACTTGTTATTAAACATGGAGTAACAACAATAATAGCAGATCCTCATGAGATAGGCAACGTTTTGGGCTATGAAGGAGTTAAACTATTTATAGAAGAAAGTCATCATGCCTTACCAAGAATCTATTTTGAAGCTCCAAGTTGTGTACCTGCAATAGATATTAACAAAGGCTTAGATAGCGGGGGTAAAATAATAGATTCAAACGACATAGGTAAACTAATAAAAATGGATAAAATTATAGGATTAGGAGAAGTAATGGATTTTCAAAGTGTATTAGAGGCAAATAACAACATTATAGAAAAATTAGAGATAACTAAATCTGCCAATAAAGTTATAGAAGGTCATGCACCATTGCTTAACAAAGAGAAGCTTGATGGCTATTTGATAACAGGAATTAATAGCGATCATGAATCATCTTTGTTGGAAGAAGCATTAGAAAAAGTTAGAAAGGGAATGTATATATTTGTAAGAGAAGGAAGCGCATGGAAAAATCTAAATGAACTATCGAAATTAATTACAAAACACAAAATAGATAACAGAAGGTTAATCCTTGTAGGAGATGATATTAATGTTGTGGATTTAGTAGAGCAAGGACATTTGGACTACCTAATAAATAAATCTATAGAATTGGGAATTGATCCTATTAAGGCTATTCAAATGGTTACAATAAACTCTGCTGAACATCTTCGTATGGATGATAAAATAGGTATAATAGCCCCTGGGAGGTTTGCTGATATAGTTTTTTCTGATAGATTAGATAAAATAAATGTTAAAATGACAATGATAAATGGTGAAGTAATATATAAAGATGGTTATATAATTAAAGACATAGATTCTTATTATTCATATCCAGAATACGCTAAAAATACTATAAATATAAAGCCATTTAATGAGGAAGATCTACTAATAAAAGTTAACGACAATGTTAAAGAAGTTAAGGTCAATATAATAAAGGCAATATCAGGTAGCGCATTAACAGAAAGGATTGTTGAGTACTTGCCTGTTAAGAAGGGTTTTGTTGACTCTGATATGGAAAGAAACATAATGCATATAGCTGTTATAGATAGACATCATGCAACTGGAAACATAGGTAAAGGTTTTGTCAAAAATTTAGAAATTGAAAAGGGGGCTATTGCTCAAACAATTGCACATGATACACATAATCTCATCGTAGCAGGTTATGATGTTAAAGATATGATAACTGCTTTAAAGTATGTAATGGAATCAAATGGCGGAATTGCTTATGTAGATAAAGGAAAGCTAGTTTCTTTAGTAAAGCTTCCTATTGCTGGATTAATAAGTGATTCCAATTATGAAAGTGTATATAAGGAAGTTAAACAGTTAGAAGAATCATTAAAGGCTTCCGGAGCATCATTAAATAGTGTTTTCATGACATTGGGGCTCATATCCCTTCCAGTTATACCTGAGCTTCGTATAACAGATAAAGGTCTAGTAGATGTAATGAGATATGAAATAATAAATGTTTTAGCATAA
- a CDS encoding FAD-dependent oxidoreductase, which produces MQKIVIIGAGAGGMAVASRAKRLNNSLNVTVLEKTNYASFALCGIPYYIGNIVKELDDLLFYPPEEFTKRGIDLKFGKEVTEVDVENKTLRFRDLKTGKEETISWDKLVLATGAKSKVSKIWPEINNAKNIFYITHLDSGEIIRNYALNLGKGKKAIIIGSGYVGLELIENLINLGLKVTVIEALNQILPRMLDPDLAGIVEDYLKTKGVEIIKNSPVESFEIQNNLAVKVKTSNGNFDGDMFVIGIGIEPNNDLAKQMKLNLGNSGGVIVNEKLLTNNPDVYAVGDVTEHKDLITGKYVWRPFAQIANKMGYIAGSNIGGMEAEFRGSVGTSALKAFDIIIARTGLSKAEAEKLGFKPIEASMNAGIRAHYIPGGENKIYLKIVADNKTGKLLGAQAIGPGESVFWRVNVIASLLTIKGTIWDLFNSDIGYQPTLSPAWDPLIIASRLLMRDLGEKPPSSL; this is translated from the coding sequence GTGCAAAAAATTGTTATAATTGGTGCAGGAGCTGGAGGTATGGCTGTTGCATCAAGAGCAAAAAGATTAAACAATTCTCTTAATGTAACAGTTTTAGAAAAAACAAACTATGCAAGCTTCGCGTTATGTGGAATTCCATATTATATTGGTAATATAGTTAAAGAGCTAGACGATTTATTATTTTATCCACCAGAAGAATTTACAAAAAGAGGTATTGATCTAAAATTTGGTAAAGAAGTAACTGAAGTTGATGTGGAAAATAAAACGTTAAGGTTTAGAGATCTAAAAACTGGTAAAGAAGAAACGATTAGTTGGGATAAGCTTGTATTAGCAACAGGAGCAAAATCAAAGGTAAGCAAAATATGGCCAGAAATTAATAATGCTAAAAACATTTTCTATATTACCCATCTTGATTCAGGAGAAATCATAAGAAACTATGCTTTAAATCTTGGCAAGGGTAAAAAAGCTATAATAATAGGTTCTGGTTACGTAGGTTTAGAACTGATAGAAAATTTAATAAATTTGGGATTAAAGGTAACTGTTATAGAAGCGCTTAATCAAATTCTACCTAGAATGTTGGATCCAGATCTAGCAGGTATCGTAGAAGATTATTTAAAAACTAAAGGAGTTGAGATTATAAAGAATTCTCCAGTGGAATCTTTTGAAATACAAAATAATTTAGCAGTAAAGGTTAAAACAAGCAATGGTAATTTTGATGGTGATATGTTCGTTATTGGTATTGGAATTGAACCAAATAATGATTTGGCAAAGCAAATGAAACTTAATTTAGGAAATAGCGGTGGAGTTATTGTTAATGAAAAGCTTTTAACAAATAATCCTGATGTTTATGCAGTTGGAGATGTTACAGAACATAAAGACCTAATAACTGGAAAATATGTATGGAGACCTTTTGCGCAAATTGCTAATAAAATGGGATACATTGCAGGAAGTAATATAGGCGGGATGGAAGCAGAATTTAGAGGAAGTGTGGGAACCTCTGCACTAAAAGCATTTGATATTATAATAGCAAGAACTGGCTTGTCTAAAGCAGAAGCAGAAAAATTAGGCTTTAAACCAATCGAAGCATCGATGAATGCAGGAATAAGGGCACATTATATACCAGGGGGAGAAAACAAAATTTATTTAAAAATAGTTGCTGACAACAAAACCGGCAAATTATTGGGAGCACAAGCTATTGGCCCAGGAGAATCAGTTTTCTGGCGTGTTAATGTTATAGCCAGTTTATTGACAATAAAAGGTACGATATGGGATCTATTTAACAGTGATATAGGATATCAACCAACCCTAAGCCCTGCATGGGATCCATTAATAATCGCGTCGAGACTTCTTATGAGAGATTTAGGAGAAAAACCCCCTTCAAGTTTATAA